One genomic window of Pocillopora verrucosa isolate sample1 chromosome 8, ASM3666991v2, whole genome shotgun sequence includes the following:
- the LOC131785829 gene encoding uncharacterized protein — MSRFDRGRSFDPGSRSERKSFGSGGGGSRGSGRGGFGGGSFRGGGGGGFGGKKDKLNNSPGQHLRKPKWDLDALPKFKKDFYREHPNVQNRSMQEVEEYRRRSQLTVQGRNVPKPVVTFEEASYPNNIMDTIRSEGFQEPTVIQAQGWPVALSGRDLVGIAQTGSGKTISFILPAIVHIKHQPLVQRGEGPVALVLCPTRELAQQVQTVAFQYGRNTNVKSVCIYGGAPKGPQIRELEKGVEICIATPGRLIDMLEAGKTNLRRCTFLVLDEADRMLDMGFEPQIRTIVEQTRPDRQTLMWSATWPKEVQGLAADFLRDCVNITVGSVGLTANHKILQIVDVCDETEKDYKLIKLLEEIMGESENKSLIFTETKRRADELTRRMRRDGWPAMCIHGDKSQPERDWVLNEFRKGNAPILVATDVASRGLDISDIKFVINFDFPSCSEDYVHRIGRTARSDRTGTSYTFFTVGNAKQAKDLISILKEANQHVNPKLIALAEQAKGMFGKGRSRFRDKSALGNSGHFNRNNYGDSRSDSRSSTGSRSGGHSSYSGGGRGSSGRGGSHMSSANKSFSSNRSQDSRGVRSHSQQNGSWNHMGTQQHNMMGGGGGGYNNYNNSYAHQAPPPPPPGPPPSHSNPPQPLMQQQQYNQTTTYSQPSYQAYQQQATNAGQGQVQQTAGWS; from the exons ATGTCTCGTTTTGATAGAGGTCGCTCCTTTGATCCAGGGAGCCGTTCAGAGCGTAAAAG CTTTGGAAGTGGTGGGGGTGGTAGTAGAGGAAGTGgccgaggtggttttggtggaggATCATTCAGAGGGGGGGGTGGTGGAGGATTTGGTGGCAAAAAAGACAAGTTAAACAACAGCCCAGGACAGCATCTTAGGAAACCAAAGTGGGATCTAGATGCCCTGCCCAAATTTAAGAAGGATTTCTACCGAGAACATCCAAATGTGCAAAACAGATCCATG CAAGAAGTTGAGGAATACAGGAGACGTTCTCAGCTTACTGTTCAAGGGAGGAATGTCCCTAAGCCAGTAGTAACATTTGAAGAAGCTAGTTATCCAA ATAATATCATGGATACAATAAGAAGTGAAGGATTCCAAGAACCAACTGTAATTCAAGCCCAG GGTTGGCCAGTTGCACTAAGTGGAAGGGACCTTGTTGGAATTGCACAAACTGGATCAGGAAAAACTATCTCT TTCATTTTACCAGCAATAGTTCATATCAAGCACCAACCTCTTGTCCAGCGTGGAGAAGGTCCAGTG GCTCTTGTCCTTTGTCCTACAAGAGAATTGGCACAGCAGGTGCAAACTGTGGCCTTCCAGTATGGTCGCAATACCAATGTCAAAAGTGTGTGCATCTATGGAGGGGCACCCAAGGGACCCCAAATTCGTGAGCTTGAAAAAG GGGTGGAGATATGTATTGCCACACCAGGAAGATTGATTGATATGTTGGAAGCTGGCAAAACAAACTTGCGACGCTGCACATTTCTGGTACTTGATGAAGCAGACAGGATGCTTGACATGGGCTTTGAACCACAGATCAGGACAATTGTTGAACAAACAAGACCAGACAGACAGACACTCATGTGGAGTGCTACATGGCCCAAGGAAGTGCAAGGGCTGGCGGCTGATTTCTTGCGGGACTGTGTTAACATCACAGTTGGCTCAGTGGGGCTCACTGCTAACCACAAAATCTTACAGATTGTGGATGTTTGtgatgaaactgaaaaagactACAA gTTGATCAAGCTTTTGGAAGAGATAATGGGAGAGTCTGAAAACAAG TCACTCATTTTTACTGAGACAAAGAGAAGAGCAGATGAACTAACAAGAAGGATGCGTAGAGATGG ATGGCCAGCAATGTGTATTCATGGGGACAAATCACAGCCTGAAAGAGATTGGGTATTAAATG AGTTCAGGAAAGGTAATGCTCCTATTCTGGTTGCTACTGATGTTGCCTCCAGAGGACTAG ATATTTCCGACATCAAATTTGTCATCAATTTTGACTTCCCAAGTTGCTCAGAAGATTATGTGCATCGCATTGGAAGGACAGCAAGGTCTGATCGCACTGGGACCTCATACACTTTCTTCACTGTTGGAAATGCCAAGCAGGCTAAAgatttaatttccattttgaaGGAAGCAAACCAACATGTTAACCCAAAGCTAATTGCACTTGCAGAACAAGCAAAGGGAATGTTTGGTAAAG ggCGAAGCCGTTTTCGTGACAAATCTGCACTGGGGAATAGTGGTCACTTTAACAGGAACAACTATGGGGATTCCCGCAGTGATTCAAGGAGTAGTACTGGAAGCAGATCAGGGGGACATTCAAGCTATTCAGGCGGAGGTCGGGGTTCCTCTGGCAGAGGTGGCAGTCACATGTCCAGTGCCAACAAGTCATTCAGTTCCAACCGAAGTCAAGACTCTCGTGGGGTAAGGAGTCACTCACAACAGAATGGCTCATGGAACCATATGGGAACACAACAGCACAATATGatgggaggaggaggaggaggctACAATAATTACAACAATTCATATGCACACCAGGCacctcctccacctccaccaGGtcctcctccttcccactcAAATCCACCCCAGCCTCTCATGCAACAGCAACAGTACAACCAAACTACTACATACTCTCAGCCATCCTACCAAGCTTACCAGCAACAAGCTACAAATGCTGGGCAGGGACAAGTACAGCAGACTGCAGGGTGGTCTTAA
- the LOC131785830 gene encoding dual specificity mitogen-activated protein kinase kinase 6-like → MSSSPKGGKKGKKQKPSKFDFTKSHPSPTTSPSTTPPRNLSDKATLTVNGKDFECNADDLKEIKELGHGAYGFVYKMQHQPTGFIMAVKRIRANVNSTEQKRLLMDLDVSMRVTDCPYTVHFYGALFREGDVWICMELMKASLDKLYKKVYATPGRRVLEEVLREIAIAMVHALNYLHSKLHVIHRDVKPSNILVDEKGNFKLCDFGISGQLVDSLAKTVDAGCKPYMAPERINPAKNMEGYDIRSDIWSLGITMIELATGKFPYTQWKTPFEQLKQVVHEPSPTLPDGGPYSDELRDFVVQCLQKDYSKRPNYVSLMEHNFVKGNGTDGSFDTQSWITPILQELEQSSL, encoded by the exons ATGTCCAGTTCACCCAAAGGAG gaaagaaagggaaaaaacaaaagcctagtaaatttgattttacaaAAAGTCATCCATCACCTACCACATCCCCATC CACCACTCCACCCAGGAATTTGAGTGATAAAGCTACACTTACTGTTAATGGCAAG GACTTTGAATGTAATGCAGAtgatttaaaggaaataaaggagCTAGGACATGGAGCATAtggttttgtttacaaaatgcAACATCAACCAACAGGGTTTATAATGGCTGTCAAA AGAATACGTGCCAATGTAAATTCAACAGAGCAGAAAAGGCTTTTGATGGATTTGGATGTGTCGATGAGAGTAACTGACTGCCCTTACACTGTACATTTTTATGGAGCACTGTTTAGAGAG GGAGATGTCTGGATTTGTATGGAGCTCATGAAAGCATCACTAGacaaactttacaaaaaagttTATGCCACTCCTGGCCGAAGGGTGCTTGAAGAAGTCCTACGGGAAATAGCCATTGCT ATGGTCCATGCATTAAATTATCTTCACAGTAAACTGCATGTAATCCACAGAG ATGTGAAGCCTTCTAACATTTTAGtggatgaaaaaggaaattttaaactGTGTGATTTTGGAATAAGTGGTCAGCTGGTAGACTCACTGGCAAAAACTGTTGATGCAGGATGCAAACCTTACATGGCA cctGAGAGAATCAACCCAGCCAAAAACATGGAAGGATATGATATTCGCTCTGACATTTGGAGCCTAGGAATCACTATG ATAGAACTGGCAACTGGTAAATTTCCATACACTCAGTGGAAGACACCATTTGAGCAGCTGAAACAAGTTGTTCATGAGCCTTCACCAACTCTTCCTGATGGGGGACCATACTCGGATGAACTAAGAGATTTTGTTGTTCAAtg CTTACAGAAAGACTACAGTAAAAGGCCTAACTATGTCTCGCTCATG GAGCATAATTTTGTAAAAGGAAATGGAACAGATGGTAGTTTTGACACCCAAAGTTGGATAACACCCATATTGCAAGAACTGGAACAGTCAAGTTTATAG
- the LOC131785827 gene encoding kelch-like protein diablo: protein MDVAGRLVDWDVSSPFSPLSHSVRVLETMNKHRKDCLKLCDVVLKIGDEHIPTHRAVLAACSSYFYAMFTSDLVESRQKVITMKDIDASVIQMLVDFAYTGKLDVNVENVQTILSTASLVQFHEVRDLCCQFLETQLDPSNCLGIRKFTETHGCTNFLEVVDNFVLENFRDVMKSEEYALLPSELLVKVVSSDDLNIIAEEEVYEAVMSWVKHDLNNRVKQLPHLIEFVRMPLISKHYLLDRIDADNLIRSNLKCRDLLDEAKKYHLIPEQRGLFRTDRMKPRKSMMGTLYAVGGKEAGETISNTVECYSLQTNIWQQAPPLNVPRQQLGTGSLGGFLYAVGGSDGYSRLSTVERFSLETNQWMYVKALNTSRSGVGVGVLGEAMYAMGGYDGRSCLKTVERYDPLVDIWSFVAPTNITRSFPGVAQLGDLIFVIGGNDGVSFLNSIECYDPHTNRWTLLPPMSRPRAGIGAAALDGYIYAIGGFDGASRLDIVEMFEPRKNAWIEVAPLNSCRDGVCVMTYGCWVYAVGGIDGPSYLNTVEAYDPRNDQWEDVVPMTRCRAAAGVAVLHSPV, encoded by the exons ATGGATGTCGCGGGAAGACTTGTGGACTGGGATGTTTCGTCTCCTTTTTCGCCCTTGTCACACAGTGTCCGCGTTCTGGAAACCATGAACAAACACAGGAAAGATTGCCTTAAGCTGTGTGATGTCGTTCTTAAAATTGGAGACGAACATATTCCAACTCACAGGGCGGTATTGGCAGCCTGCAGTTCGTACTTCTACGCCATGTTTACGAGCGATCTGGTCGAGAGCCGACAAAAAGTTATTACCATGAAAGATATAGACGCCTCTGTGATCCAAATGTTAGTGGATTTTGCTTACACGGGAAAGCTTGATGTCAATGTTGAAAATGTACAAACCATATTGTCAACGGCATCGTTGGTGCAATTTCACGAAGTGCGAGATTTATGCTGTCAATTTTTGGAAACACAGTTGGATCCTTCGAACTGCTTGGGAATCAGGAAATTTACGGAAACTCATGGCTGTACTAATTTCCTAGAAGTTGTGGACAATTTTGTGTTGGAAAACTTTCGGGATGTTATGAAATCAGAGGAATATGCTTTGCTACCGAGTGAGTTACTGGTGAAAGTGGTCTCAAGCGATGACTTGAACATAATTGCTGAAGAGGAAGTGTATGAAGCTGTTATGTCTTGGGTAAAGCATGACCTAAACAATCGCGTGAAACAACTCCCTCATTTGATAGAGTTCGTTCGAATGCCTTTGATTTCAAAACATTACCTTCTGGACCGAATTGATGCAGACAACTTGATACGCTCCAATTTGAAATGTAGAGATTTATTGGATGAAGCGAAGAAGTATCATCTGATACCTGAGCAGCGAGGACTGTTTCGCACAGATCGTATGAAACCCAGAAAATCTATGATGGGAACATTATATGCGGTTGGAGGAAAAGAAGCCGGGGAAACTATTTCAAATACAGTGGAGTGCTACAG TTTACAAACAAACATTTGGCAGCAAGCCCCACCACTTAATGTCCCAAGGCAACAACTTGGTACTGGAAGTTTAGGAGGCTTCCTGTATGCTGTTGGTGGTTCAGATGGGTATTCGCGTTTGAGCACAGTGGAACGCTTTTCATTAGAGACAAACCAGTGGATGTATGTCAAGGCACTTAATACTAGTCGCTCTGGTGTTGGAGTTGGTGTTCTTGGTGAAGCAATGTATGCAATGGGTGGTTATGATGGGCGATCATGTTTAAAAACAGTTGAAAGATATGACCCACTGGTTGATATCTGGAGTTTTGTTGCACCTACAAATATTACCCGCAGCTTCCCTG GAGTGGCACAGCTTGGAGACCTCATCTTTGTGATTGGTGGTAACGATGGAGTCTCATTCCTCAACTCAATTGAATGCTATGATCCTCATACAAACAGATGGACTCTTCTACCCCCCATGAGTCGGCCCAGGGCTGGGATTGGAGCTGCAGCTTTAGATGGTTACATCTATGCTATTGGTGGTTTTGATGGTGCATCAAGGCTTGATATAGTTGAGATGTTTGAACCCCGTAAGAATGCATGGATAGAAGTTGCTCCTCTCAATTCATGTCGTGATGGTGTTTGTGTAATGACCTATGGTTGCTGGGTTTATGCCGTTGGAGGTATTGATGGTCCATCATATCTTAACACAGTGGAGGCATATGATCCAAGAAATGACCAATGGGAAGATGTAGTTCCTATGACAAGATGTCGGGCTGCAGCAGGGGTTGCAGTTTTACACAGCCCTGTTTAA
- the LOC131785828 gene encoding DNA polymerase delta subunit 2, giving the protein MFTAQQLDIKATELKAEFLLSEPLHDEGPKEEDRIERTTSSYSNESERFLLKDRSFSRQYAQIYSVRIMAMRKKLATAARRKWGGTESAFKIQKLSEVKADEKCFVIGTLFKKMEMKPSILKEISEEHNLMPQPSRDRFTEDSDELLIEDETERVSLTGNIQVGTCVTGSLVALCGCTIDSGKFAVEDYCFSGLPYQTVPNLDQHLSKGEDCYVAFISGLGFGDKSQDLLSLQLFSDLVIGELGCVQDQESCAKISRVIIAGNSLSHYTLNKDSEAKAKYLTRNTEAGSVEAMKRLDEFVMRLASCVPVDIMPGEFDPANHTVPQQPFHRCMFPQAAAYPTFQSVTNPYEAVIGGLRILGTSGQNVQDIHRVSTFEDGLDILEHSMNWGHIAPTAPDTLGCYPYYEKDPFILEKCPHVYFVGNQHKYASKFIHGENGQKVLLVTVPAFSSTKTCVMLNLRTLTCHPMSFSALPSTLNVKASIKAQMEI; this is encoded by the exons atgttcaCTGCACAGCAACTGGATATTAAAGCTACAGAGCTTAAGGCTGAGTTTTTGCTTTCTGAGCCTTTACATGACGAGGGACCTAAAGAGGAAGACAGGATCGAAAGAACAACTTCTTCCTACTCAAATGAATCGGAGCGCTTTTTGTTAAAAGACAGAAGCTTTTCAAGGCAGTATGCCCAGATCTACTCAGTCCGTATCATGGCAATGAGGAAGAAGTTAGCTACAGCAGCAAGAAGGAAATGGG GTGGGACGGAGAGCGCATTTAAAATACAGAAACTGTCTGAAGTGAAAGcggatgaaaaatgttttgtgattGGAACTCTAttcaagaaaatggaaatgaaaccTAGTATTTTAAAGGAGATAAGTGAAGAG CATAATTTGATGCCACAGCCCTCTAGAGATAGATTTACCGAAGATAGTGATGAACTTTTGATAGAGGACGAAACAGAGAGAGTGTCACTTACTGGTAACATACAAGTTGGAACATGTGTAACAG GAAGTTTAGTAGCACTCTGTGGTTGTACAATTGACAGTGGTAAATTTGCTGTTGAAGATTATTGTTTCAGTGGCCTTCCTTACCAAACTGTACCAAACCTTGATCAACATTTGTCCAAGGGTGAAGATTG ttaTGTTGCTTTTATCTCTGGTCTTGGATTTGGTGATAAAAGTCAGGATTTACTCAGCCTTCAGCTTTTTTCTGATTTGGTGATTGGAGAGCTTGGTTGTGTACAG GATCAAGAATCTTGTGCAAAGATAAGCCGAGTTATCATTGCTGGAAATTCCTTGAGCCATTATACACTTAATAAAGACAGTGAAGCAAAG GCAAAGTATTTGACTAGAAATACTGAGGCTGGTAGTGTGGAGGCTATGAAGAGGTTGGATGAATTTGTAATGCGACTGGCT TCATGTGTTCCAGTAGACATAATGCCTGGGGAGTTTGATCCTGCTAATCACACAGTGCCACAGCAACCTTTTCATCGCTGCATGTTTCCCCAAGCAGCTGCTTATCCAACATTTCAAAGTGTGACCAACCCATATGAAGCTGTAATTGGTGGACTAAG AATCCTTGGAACCTCAGGACAAAATGTTCAAGACATTCACAGGGTTTCAACATTTGAAGATGGTTTGGACATTCTAGAACACAGCATGAATTGGGGTCACATTGCACCCACAGCTCCAGACACCTTAG GGTGTTACCCATACTATGAGAAGGATCCTTTTATTTTGGAGAAATGTCCACATGTGTACTTCGTTGGCAATCAACACAAGTATGCAAGCAAATTTATCCATG GTGAAAATGGTCAGAAAGTGTTGTTGGTGACAGTTCCTGCCTTCTCCAGTACAAAGACATGTGTGATGCTTAATTTAAGAACACTAACCTGCCACCCAATGAGCTTTTCTGCTCTTCCATCAACACTAAATGTTAAGGCATCAATTAAAGCACAGATGGAaatttaa
- the LOC131785843 gene encoding ubiquitin carboxyl-terminal hydrolase 1 isoform X1, translated as MPTVFQTDSPPSSPRSPPRKRTKFSLKLKNKKKSQSEIENREKLCPIFSPSTAQNTNDDDVLEPLIPPPFAGLKNLGNICYANAVLQVLRFCPGLMQSVMEIDSLVRKLYPSKSADDEQGLDKDIDPCGIAGNDHRAVVCKLKELFSEMNELELDYGENKENCDHLVQRRNHLILAAIPCGFMEMFRKQNPIFEDKQQHDAQEFLCSLLVNLQDTENDVKKKIEDATVVRDLDALFVNSKSNNKVSKHISKVEELFQGQLLHQTKCMTCEEAKKRFESFQDISVPVQQEPRVYDAKTANTFSPTPKKGQDGKSLPWALSQFARIEHLTGENKYFCGNCLTHSEAEISTCFDKLPSILTIHLKRFTANTLLGRFSLNSVSKITSNLETPMELSLKEWCSKSCPLSNPTYHLFGIVMHSGMTSCSGHYQAYVQVPKHYQHGNTQVLSSHNGKKVDSYEALAAEFNSDFFSSADKPDKIQPLSSESTADKVKTTCISGITKFFHKSKRHSTNETNPDERTDEESKHNGEKGRNFSTPTYNCAGTGKSVSKIRSFQYQDGAKSHRSAIKQLNFQEENDKQQYQEKQMQGARQTSHTCTSVTETQELQWIHFDDAEVRTIEESDVKTLLSSSESSFTSPYLLFYKLAEPYMI; from the exons ATGCCGACGGTTTTTCAGACAGATTCACCTCCATCAAGTCCAAGAAGCCCACCTCGCAAAAGAACCAAGTTTTCATTGAAGCTTAAGAACAAGAAGAAGTCGCAGAGCGAGATCGAAAACAGAGAGAAGTTATGCCCAATATTTAGCCCCTCGACTGCTCAGAATACAAATGATGATGACGTATTGGAACCTCTTATTCCTCCTCCTTTTGCTGGACTGAAGAATCTTGGAAATATTTGCTATGCAAACGCTGTACTGCAAGTGTTGCGGTTTTGTCCCGGCTTAATGCAATCTGTCATGGAAATCGACTCACTCGTTAGAAAGCTATATCCCTCAAAATCAGCTGACGATGAACAG GGCCTAGATAAAGACATAGACCCTTGTGGCATTGCTGGTAATGATCACAGAGCAGTTGTTTGCAAACTAAAAGAG CTTTTCAGTGAGATGAATGAGCTGGAGCTGGATTATGGTGAGAACAAAGAGAATTGTGATCATCTTGTGCAAAGAAGAAATCATCTGATTCTTGCTGCAATACCTTGTGGCTTCATGGAGATGTTTAG GAAGCAAAATCCAATATTTGAGGACAAACAGCAGCACGATGCCCAAGAATTCTTGTGCAGCTTGCTTGTAAATCTTCAAGATACAGAGAAtgatgttaaaaagaaaattgaagatgCAACAGTTGTAAGAGATTTAGATGCCCTATTTGTCAATTCAAAGAGTAACAACAAAGTGAGCAAACATATAAGTAAAGTGGAAGAATTGTTTCAGGGACAACTTCTGCATCAGACTAAATGCATGACATGTGAAGAGGCCAAGAAACGATTTGAAAGTTTCCAAGATATCAGTGTTCCAGTTCAACAGGAGCCAAGAGTGTATGATGCAAAAACTGCTAACACATTTTCACCAACACCAAAGAAAGGACAAGATGGCAAAAGCCTTCCTTGGGCCCTGTCTCAGTTTGCCAGGATAGAACATCTGACAGGagaaaacaaatacttttgtgGGAATTGTCTCACCCATTCTGAAGCTGAGATATCCACATGTTTTGACAAACTGCCAAGCATACTTACAATCCACCTCAAGAGGTTTACTGCGAACACTTTATTGGG cAGATTTTCATTAAACAGTGTTTCCAAGATAACTTCAAATCTTGAGACACCCATGGAGCTGTCTTTGAAAGAGTGGTGTTCAAAATCATGTCCTCTATCTAACCCTACCTACCATCTATTTGGCATTGTAATGCACAGTGGTATGACATCTTGCAGTGGACACTATCAGGCTTATGTTCAGGTGCCAAAACACTATCAGCATGGCAACACACAGGTATTGTCCTCTCATAATGGAAAGAAGGTGGACAGTTATGAAGCATTAGCTGCAGAGTTCAATTCAGACTTTTTCTCAAGTGCTGACAAACCTGATAAAATTCAACCCTTAAGTTCAGAAAGCACTGCTGATAAAGTAAAGACAACATGTATTTCTGgaataacaaaattctttcaCAAATCAAAGAGGCATTCCACAAATGAGACTAACCCAGATGAGAGAACTGATGAAGAAAGCAAACACAATggtgaaaaaggaagaaattttagCACACCAACATACAACTGTGCAGGAACTGGAAAGTCAGTGAGTAAGATCCGCAGTTTTCAGTACCAAGATGGTGCAAAGTCTCACAGAAGTGCAATAAAGCAATTGAATTTCcaagaagaaaatgacaaacaaCAGTATCAAGAAAAACAGATGCAGGGTGCTAGACAAACATCACATACTTGTACAAGTGTCACAGAAACTCAGGAATTACAATGGATTCATTTTGATGATGCTGAAGTTAGAACCATAGAGGAATCTGATGTAAAAACATTGCTGTCGTCATCTGAATCATCCTTCACCTCCCCTTACTTGCTGTTTTACAAGTTAGCTGAGCCATATATGATTTAA
- the LOC131785843 gene encoding ubiquitin carboxyl-terminal hydrolase 1 isoform X2 encodes MPTVFQTDSPPSSPRSPPRKRTKFSLKLKNKKKSQSEIENREKLCPIFSPSTAQNTNDDDVLEPLIPPPFAGLKNLGNICYANAVLQVLRFCPGLMQSVMEIDSLVRKLYPSKSADDEQGLDKDIDPCGIAGNDHRAVVCKLKELFSEMNELELDYGENKENCDHLVQRRNHLILAAIPCGFMEMFRKQNPIFEDKQQHDAQEFLCSLLVNLQDTENDVKKKIEDATVVRDLDALFVNSKSNNKVSKHISKVEELFQGQLLHQTKCMTCEEAKKRFESFQDISVPVQQEPRVYDAKTANTFSPTPKKGQDGKSLPWALSQFARIEHLTGENKYFCGNCLTHSEAEISTCFDKLPSILTIHLKRFTANTLLGFSLNSVSKITSNLETPMELSLKEWCSKSCPLSNPTYHLFGIVMHSGMTSCSGHYQAYVQVPKHYQHGNTQVLSSHNGKKVDSYEALAAEFNSDFFSSADKPDKIQPLSSESTADKVKTTCISGITKFFHKSKRHSTNETNPDERTDEESKHNGEKGRNFSTPTYNCAGTGKSVSKIRSFQYQDGAKSHRSAIKQLNFQEENDKQQYQEKQMQGARQTSHTCTSVTETQELQWIHFDDAEVRTIEESDVKTLLSSSESSFTSPYLLFYKLAEPYMI; translated from the exons ATGCCGACGGTTTTTCAGACAGATTCACCTCCATCAAGTCCAAGAAGCCCACCTCGCAAAAGAACCAAGTTTTCATTGAAGCTTAAGAACAAGAAGAAGTCGCAGAGCGAGATCGAAAACAGAGAGAAGTTATGCCCAATATTTAGCCCCTCGACTGCTCAGAATACAAATGATGATGACGTATTGGAACCTCTTATTCCTCCTCCTTTTGCTGGACTGAAGAATCTTGGAAATATTTGCTATGCAAACGCTGTACTGCAAGTGTTGCGGTTTTGTCCCGGCTTAATGCAATCTGTCATGGAAATCGACTCACTCGTTAGAAAGCTATATCCCTCAAAATCAGCTGACGATGAACAG GGCCTAGATAAAGACATAGACCCTTGTGGCATTGCTGGTAATGATCACAGAGCAGTTGTTTGCAAACTAAAAGAG CTTTTCAGTGAGATGAATGAGCTGGAGCTGGATTATGGTGAGAACAAAGAGAATTGTGATCATCTTGTGCAAAGAAGAAATCATCTGATTCTTGCTGCAATACCTTGTGGCTTCATGGAGATGTTTAG GAAGCAAAATCCAATATTTGAGGACAAACAGCAGCACGATGCCCAAGAATTCTTGTGCAGCTTGCTTGTAAATCTTCAAGATACAGAGAAtgatgttaaaaagaaaattgaagatgCAACAGTTGTAAGAGATTTAGATGCCCTATTTGTCAATTCAAAGAGTAACAACAAAGTGAGCAAACATATAAGTAAAGTGGAAGAATTGTTTCAGGGACAACTTCTGCATCAGACTAAATGCATGACATGTGAAGAGGCCAAGAAACGATTTGAAAGTTTCCAAGATATCAGTGTTCCAGTTCAACAGGAGCCAAGAGTGTATGATGCAAAAACTGCTAACACATTTTCACCAACACCAAAGAAAGGACAAGATGGCAAAAGCCTTCCTTGGGCCCTGTCTCAGTTTGCCAGGATAGAACATCTGACAGGagaaaacaaatacttttgtgGGAATTGTCTCACCCATTCTGAAGCTGAGATATCCACATGTTTTGACAAACTGCCAAGCATACTTACAATCCACCTCAAGAGGTTTACTGCGAACACTTTATTGGG ATTTTCATTAAACAGTGTTTCCAAGATAACTTCAAATCTTGAGACACCCATGGAGCTGTCTTTGAAAGAGTGGTGTTCAAAATCATGTCCTCTATCTAACCCTACCTACCATCTATTTGGCATTGTAATGCACAGTGGTATGACATCTTGCAGTGGACACTATCAGGCTTATGTTCAGGTGCCAAAACACTATCAGCATGGCAACACACAGGTATTGTCCTCTCATAATGGAAAGAAGGTGGACAGTTATGAAGCATTAGCTGCAGAGTTCAATTCAGACTTTTTCTCAAGTGCTGACAAACCTGATAAAATTCAACCCTTAAGTTCAGAAAGCACTGCTGATAAAGTAAAGACAACATGTATTTCTGgaataacaaaattctttcaCAAATCAAAGAGGCATTCCACAAATGAGACTAACCCAGATGAGAGAACTGATGAAGAAAGCAAACACAATggtgaaaaaggaagaaattttagCACACCAACATACAACTGTGCAGGAACTGGAAAGTCAGTGAGTAAGATCCGCAGTTTTCAGTACCAAGATGGTGCAAAGTCTCACAGAAGTGCAATAAAGCAATTGAATTTCcaagaagaaaatgacaaacaaCAGTATCAAGAAAAACAGATGCAGGGTGCTAGACAAACATCACATACTTGTACAAGTGTCACAGAAACTCAGGAATTACAATGGATTCATTTTGATGATGCTGAAGTTAGAACCATAGAGGAATCTGATGTAAAAACATTGCTGTCGTCATCTGAATCATCCTTCACCTCCCCTTACTTGCTGTTTTACAAGTTAGCTGAGCCATATATGATTTAA